From Woronichinia naegeliana WA131, the proteins below share one genomic window:
- a CDS encoding ABC transporter ATP-binding protein, with translation MTETAAIATQGLTKQFERQRAVNNVDLEVETGTVYGLIGPNGAGKTTLMRMLAMAEEASTGEIYLFGDRLIRGESNAKLKQYLGYLPDDFPLYEDLTVWDYLDYFARLYFLKPPLRRQRLEEVLELVQLTSKRHSLIAQLSRGMKQRLSLARTIIHSPLLLLLDEPVSGLDPLARMQFREIIKVLQASGMTIFISSHVLSDLAELCTAIGIMELGCLVESTPLSTLYDRRAGRQLQISVLDNLERLITEVKQSPWVKTWESLPEHNSLKIQFLGDTQASADLLRSLIGSGLAVTEFHTIQEDLEAIFLKLGHQQVS, from the coding sequence ATGACTGAAACTGCCGCGATCGCTACCCAGGGCCTCACGAAACAATTTGAAAGACAACGGGCTGTCAATAATGTTGACCTCGAAGTAGAAACCGGCACAGTCTATGGTTTGATTGGCCCCAATGGAGCTGGAAAAACGACTTTGATGCGAATGTTGGCCATGGCCGAAGAGGCCAGCACCGGAGAAATTTATCTTTTCGGCGATCGCTTAATCAGAGGCGAGAGTAATGCCAAACTGAAACAGTATTTAGGCTATTTACCCGATGATTTTCCCCTCTACGAAGATTTAACGGTTTGGGATTATTTAGATTATTTTGCCCGTTTATATTTCTTGAAACCGCCCCTGCGTCGTCAACGCTTAGAAGAAGTTCTAGAATTAGTGCAATTAACCAGTAAACGCCATAGTCTAATTGCCCAATTATCACGGGGCATGAAACAACGTTTGAGTTTAGCCCGCACTATCATTCATTCTCCCTTACTGTTGTTATTAGATGAACCGGTTTCGGGGCTAGATCCTTTAGCAAGAATGCAGTTTCGAGAAATTATTAAGGTTCTCCAAGCCAGTGGCATGACCATTTTTATTTCTTCCCATGTTTTAAGTGATCTGGCAGAATTATGTACGGCGATCGGGATCATGGAATTAGGCTGTTTGGTGGAAAGCACCCCCCTTAGCACCCTTTATGACCGTCGTGCCGGTCGTCAATTACAAATTTCGGTGTTGGACAATTTAGAGCGGTTAATCACCGAAGTCAAACAATCTCCCTGGGTAAAAACCTGGGAATCGCTTCCTGAACACAATAGCCTGAAAATTCAGTTTTTAGGGGATACTCAAGCCAGTGCTGACTTACTGCGATCGCTGATTGGCTCTGGTTTAGCGGTAACGGAATTTCATACTATTCAGGAAGATTTAGAAGCAATCTTTTTAAAATTAGGGCATCAACAGGTTTCTTAA
- the lnt gene encoding apolipoprotein N-acyltransferase, with product MAKFLTVFVGGLMMGLAMAPTAAFYLAWLALAPLWLFILNAQKRPLPAQLRQTAIAAILWGVGYYGLSLFWITGIHPMTWMGVPWLASLAIALGCWFLITLFGVGLVLFWAWGLVLWDSWPQQFRAKSRAKERTKFWQALIISARLLWGVTFWCGLEALGSAGPLWWNSLAASQSPHNLLILQWGQFSGLSTVTAAIALVNGLIAEIIFFCRYHQVTPRQLGLVSSFPVSIFLSLHFFGFWLYQQPLGDNPQQAIKVGIIQGNIPNEIKLYPQGLQRAIAGYTEGYQKLAKMGAEVVLTPEGALPYFWEDIVKSSAFYQAILQTKIPVWLGAYGTKDDAYTNSLFAVTGAGKLSGRYDKVKLVPLGEYIPFSALLGKIIDRLSPLKGELTPGNPQQIFQTSFGQAIVSICYESAFPERLRDQARRGGEFILSSANNAHYSPTMPAQHHALDVMRAIESDRWVARATNTGYSAIISPRGKTLWLSDLNHYQLHLDTIYRRRTQTLYVAYGDRLTPLLAILSLIFWMVRTGLLYTQGF from the coding sequence GTGGCTAAATTTTTGACTGTGTTTGTGGGGGGGCTAATGATGGGACTGGCCATGGCTCCCACGGCTGCTTTTTATCTGGCTTGGCTGGCCCTAGCTCCCCTCTGGTTATTCATTCTCAATGCCCAAAAACGTCCTTTACCTGCTCAACTCAGACAAACGGCGATCGCGGCGATCCTTTGGGGAGTGGGATATTATGGGCTGTCTTTGTTTTGGATTACGGGCATTCATCCGATGACCTGGATGGGAGTTCCCTGGCTGGCTAGTTTAGCCATTGCTTTAGGCTGTTGGTTCTTGATAACACTTTTTGGGGTTGGTCTAGTCCTATTCTGGGCTTGGGGACTAGTGCTTTGGGACAGTTGGCCGCAGCAGTTTAGAGCCAAAAGTAGAGCAAAAGAACGGACAAAATTTTGGCAGGCTCTAATAATTAGTGCGCGTTTGCTTTGGGGGGTTACGTTCTGGTGTGGACTGGAAGCATTGGGCAGTGCGGGGCCACTTTGGTGGAATTCTTTAGCGGCGAGTCAGAGTCCCCATAATTTACTCATTTTGCAATGGGGTCAATTCTCTGGATTGAGTACCGTTACCGCCGCGATCGCCTTAGTGAATGGTTTAATTGCCGAGATCATCTTTTTCTGTCGTTATCATCAAGTTACACCGAGACAATTGGGATTAGTCAGCAGTTTCCCGGTCAGTATTTTTCTGAGCTTGCATTTTTTCGGTTTTTGGCTTTACCAACAGCCGTTAGGGGATAATCCGCAACAAGCCATTAAAGTTGGTATTATCCAGGGCAATATTCCCAATGAAATTAAACTCTATCCTCAAGGATTGCAAAGGGCGATCGCGGGTTATACCGAGGGATACCAAAAACTAGCAAAAATGGGGGCAGAAGTCGTACTGACACCGGAGGGAGCCTTACCCTATTTTTGGGAAGATATTGTGAAAAGTAGTGCCTTTTATCAAGCGATCTTGCAAACTAAAATTCCGGTTTGGTTAGGGGCTTATGGGACTAAAGACGATGCCTATACCAATAGTCTGTTTGCGGTGACAGGAGCCGGCAAATTAAGCGGTCGTTACGATAAAGTTAAACTAGTTCCCCTGGGTGAATATATTCCCTTTAGTGCTCTATTGGGCAAAATTATTGATCGTCTTTCTCCGCTTAAGGGGGAATTAACCCCTGGCAATCCTCAACAGATTTTTCAGACCTCCTTTGGTCAAGCTATTGTCAGTATTTGTTATGAATCTGCTTTTCCTGAACGTCTTCGTGATCAAGCGCGACGGGGGGGAGAATTTATACTTTCTAGTGCTAATAATGCCCACTATAGTCCTACCATGCCAGCCCAACACCATGCCCTTGATGTGATGCGAGCCATTGAAAGCGATCGCTGGGTAGCCAGGGCAACCAATACAGGTTATTCCGCTATTATTTCTCCCAGGGGTAAAACCCTTTGGTTATCAGACTTAAATCATTACCAACTGCATTTAGACACCATCTATCGACGCAGAACTCAAACCCTCTATGTTGCCTACGGCGATCGCCTAACGCCTCTGTTAGCCATACTGAGTTTAATCTTCTGGATGGTACGAACTGGACTACTCTATACCCAAGGCTTCTAA
- a CDS encoding Uma2 family endonuclease — protein sequence MTSTVLIESPPVISSPNAPNITPAVNHEIIFPTGDFWSDEPPLESNLHLRQILILIQCLEWCWQERQDYFAAGNLTIYYSPKQRKSEFFRGPDFFVVLGTERKLDRRSWVVWQEDGKYPNVIVEILSDSTASVDRGEKKQIYQDIFRTPNYFWFDPESHVLEGFRLVEGQYQTIAANEQGWLWSQELGLYLGVYGQQLRYFTAAGDLVPTPEEAAILAQQQLEQERQKREAAEQKLLALQARLEALGIE from the coding sequence ATGACTTCCACTGTTCTTATTGAATCTCCTCCAGTTATTTCTTCACCAAATGCCCCAAACATTACTCCGGCTGTTAACCATGAGATAATTTTTCCGACGGGTGATTTCTGGAGTGATGAACCTCCCTTGGAAAGTAACTTACATCTTCGACAAATTTTAATTCTCATTCAATGTCTGGAATGGTGTTGGCAGGAACGTCAAGACTATTTTGCGGCGGGTAATCTAACCATTTATTACAGCCCTAAACAACGTAAATCAGAATTTTTTCGCGGCCCCGATTTTTTTGTTGTACTCGGTACAGAACGGAAACTAGACCGTAGAAGTTGGGTAGTTTGGCAAGAAGACGGTAAATATCCGAATGTGATTGTTGAAATTCTTTCAGACAGCACTGCCTCTGTGGATCGAGGAGAAAAAAAACAAATCTATCAGGATATTTTTCGGACTCCCAATTATTTTTGGTTTGATCCAGAAAGTCATGTCCTAGAAGGCTTTCGTCTCGTGGAAGGTCAATATCAGACGATCGCCGCCAATGAACAGGGTTGGTTATGGAGCCAGGAACTAGGTCTGTATTTGGGTGTTTATGGTCAGCAATTAAGGTATTTCACAGCAGCAGGGGATTTAGTACCGACCCCAGAGGAAGCTGCGATCTTAGCTCAACAACAGTTAGAGCAAGAACGTCAAAAACGGGAGGCCGCCGAACAAAAACTGCTGGCTCTCCAGGCACGCTTAGAAGCCTTGGGTATAGAGTAG
- a CDS encoding TolC family protein, whose amino-acid sequence MTMSHPLNLRLWRSLMTLGTSVVLMLPFNWTANAQTAPSLAPAPWSKTKKVNPLVGGSSLDTLLLPDSQFDEKILKDSPLQNSLSQELDSDISLLLAKSLDKTPSSDKRTNLIQNFKNKPSTTPVNNSELSQSTSTGAPNRDKAPAPSDVQSPAESPSAFPAPDSLSPSAQPATFPAPTSQDSLRLPKNPAPNNLNSSGNPLLFPTKAREVDTNIRQAITLNQAIELALKNNIDLQKANISLEVEQANLEAARSALFPTLDTQFQFSRDSSPSTELNNALITANNQTLLPQFQTPLQNEQSTNAQGNVQLTYNIYTGGERSAQIAKAEKLVQNSRLQIEVIAEQTRFDATDRYYALQGTDAQVAIAQASVEDASQSLRDARLLEQAGLGTLFDVLRAEGDLATANEALTRAIADQRNARRKLAQILGVGQQVELTAADEITEAGNWNMPLDQTIVQAYKNRAELEQQLLQIEINEQDSYIALSGIKPKVDFLADYTYQNNFDNSVGVVDGYSFAAKVTWRFFDGGRAFAEARKAYRQMDLAQSEFAKQRDQIRYDVEQSYYNLISNKDNISSTRTNVRRFEEALRLARLRFQAGVGTQTDVINAQRDLANARGRFLQAIIGYNQSLNSLQRFVSNLPDNNLFEVRP is encoded by the coding sequence ATGACTATGTCGCATCCCCTGAATCTGCGCCTTTGGCGATCGCTTATGACCTTGGGAACCAGTGTTGTTTTAATGCTTCCCTTTAACTGGACGGCAAATGCCCAGACTGCCCCTTCTCTCGCGCCCGCACCTTGGTCAAAAACGAAAAAAGTCAATCCATTGGTCGGGGGGAGTTCCTTGGATACTCTCCTTTTACCAGATAGCCAATTTGATGAAAAGATTTTAAAAGACTCTCCTTTGCAAAATTCCCTCAGTCAGGAACTGGATAGTGACATATCTTTACTGCTTGCCAAATCTTTAGATAAAACCCCCTCTTCGGACAAGAGAACTAATTTAATACAGAATTTTAAAAATAAGCCCAGTACAACTCCCGTCAACAATTCTGAATTATCTCAATCAACTTCGACCGGTGCGCCCAATCGTGATAAAGCCCCTGCTCCATCGGATGTTCAGTCCCCTGCTGAGAGTCCTTCTGCTTTTCCCGCCCCGGATTCATTAAGTCCATCAGCCCAACCAGCCACTTTTCCCGCCCCAACCTCCCAGGATTCTCTACGACTGCCCAAAAATCCGGCTCCCAATAACCTGAATTCCTCTGGCAATCCTCTCTTATTCCCCACAAAAGCGAGGGAGGTCGATACAAATATTCGTCAGGCAATCACGCTCAATCAGGCGATTGAATTGGCTCTCAAAAATAATATTGACCTCCAAAAGGCGAATATTTCCCTTGAAGTAGAACAGGCAAACCTTGAAGCGGCTCGATCAGCTTTATTTCCGACCCTTGATACGCAATTTCAATTTAGTCGGGATAGTAGTCCATCAACCGAGTTAAACAACGCCCTGATCACGGCCAATAATCAAACACTTCTTCCCCAGTTTCAAACTCCTTTGCAGAACGAACAGTCAACCAATGCCCAGGGGAACGTTCAATTGACCTATAATATTTATACAGGGGGAGAGCGATCCGCCCAGATTGCAAAGGCAGAAAAGCTGGTTCAAAATAGCCGGTTGCAAATAGAAGTAATTGCGGAACAAACTCGTTTTGATGCCACAGATCGCTATTATGCTCTACAAGGAACAGATGCTCAGGTAGCGATCGCCCAGGCTTCGGTTGAAGATGCGTCCCAAAGTTTACGGGATGCCCGTTTGTTAGAGCAAGCTGGTCTAGGAACCCTTTTTGATGTTCTACGGGCTGAAGGCGACCTGGCCACTGCTAACGAAGCTTTAACCAGAGCGATCGCCGATCAACGCAATGCCCGACGTAAACTGGCCCAAATCCTCGGTGTGGGTCAACAGGTCGAACTCACGGCGGCGGATGAAATTACAGAAGCGGGAAACTGGAATATGCCCTTAGATCAGACTATTGTTCAAGCCTACAAAAACCGAGCCGAACTGGAACAACAATTGTTGCAAATTGAAATTAACGAACAGGACAGCTATATTGCCCTCTCTGGCATTAAACCTAAGGTGGATTTTCTGGCAGACTATACTTATCAGAATAATTTTGATAACTCTGTGGGGGTAGTGGATGGCTATTCCTTTGCTGCTAAAGTGACTTGGCGATTTTTTGATGGTGGCCGGGCCTTTGCTGAAGCTCGCAAGGCTTATCGGCAGATGGATTTAGCCCAAAGTGAATTTGCTAAACAACGGGATCAGATTCGCTATGATGTCGAACAATCTTACTACAACCTCATTTCTAATAAAGACAATATCAGTAGTACGAGAACCAATGTTCGTCGTTTTGAGGAAGCTCTGCGTTTAGCACGGTTACGTTTTCAGGCGGGAGTCGGGACTCAAACTGATGTAATCAATGCTCAACGGGATCTTGCCAATGCCCGGGGTCGTTTCTTACAAGCCATTATTGGTTATAACCAATCTCTGAATAGCCTACAACGCTTTGTCAGTAACCTGCCGGATAATAATCTCTTTGAAGTTCGCCCTTAA